From the genome of Thermogutta terrifontis, one region includes:
- a CDS encoding DUF1559 domain-containing protein — protein sequence MRCSTRRDRPAFTLVELLVVIAIIGILIALLLPAVQAAREAARRSQCNNNLKQLMLAFHNYHDKWGRFPPGLVKMGNWFVANNCPEGQCGTWSWGAFILPYCEQSALFDTLRPTMIPADAAIQPDQVYALVRKRLPLFRCPSDTGPETNPERKVPRIGFYGDVDCTTGCVEVFTANYVGSNNSYDLNREYTGTNQFNGLIGYGQTGSNPPRCTPIGDVTDGTSNTFALGERAWQIQGVMLRAAVPIMANGDTGNHSRQGQVYAMACGRWPLNCTSAPECDRGFSSMHPGGANFAMVDGSVRFISNTIDHNNATAAVDSIYERLIAIDDGQPVQLP from the coding sequence ATGCGCTGCTCAACTCGCCGTGATCGCCCGGCGTTTACTCTCGTTGAATTATTAGTCGTCATCGCCATTATCGGTATCCTCATTGCTCTGCTGTTGCCCGCCGTTCAGGCGGCGCGCGAAGCCGCTCGACGAAGCCAGTGTAACAACAATCTCAAACAGCTCATGCTTGCCTTCCATAACTACCACGACAAATGGGGTCGGTTTCCGCCGGGCTTGGTGAAGATGGGTAATTGGTTCGTCGCCAACAATTGTCCCGAGGGCCAGTGCGGCACATGGTCGTGGGGAGCCTTCATCTTACCGTATTGCGAGCAATCAGCATTGTTCGACACCCTTCGCCCAACCATGATTCCGGCGGATGCCGCGATCCAACCTGATCAGGTGTACGCTCTCGTACGCAAACGATTACCCCTCTTCCGGTGCCCTTCCGATACGGGACCCGAGACCAACCCCGAACGCAAGGTCCCCCGCATCGGCTTTTATGGGGATGTGGACTGTACGACAGGGTGTGTCGAGGTCTTTACCGCGAACTACGTGGGATCGAACAACAGCTATGATCTGAATCGCGAGTACACGGGTACAAATCAATTCAACGGGCTGATCGGTTACGGACAGACTGGAAGCAATCCGCCGCGCTGCACGCCCATTGGAGACGTGACGGACGGGACGAGCAATACGTTTGCCCTGGGAGAACGAGCATGGCAAATTCAGGGCGTTATGCTTCGTGCTGCTGTTCCTATTATGGCGAATGGCGATACCGGTAATCACTCCCGACAGGGCCAGGTCTATGCCATGGCCTGTGGTCGCTGGCCGCTGAATTGCACGTCGGCACCGGAGTGTGATCGGGGATTCAGCAGCATGCATCCCGGTGGAGCTAATTTTGCCATGGTCGACGGCTCAGTGCGTTTCATTTCGAATACGATTGACCATAACAATGCCACCGCGGCAGTGGATAGCATCTACGAGCGTCTGATCGCCATCGATGATGGTCAACCTGTGCAGTTGCCATAG
- a CDS encoding succinylglutamate desuccinylase/aspartoacylase domain-containing protein codes for MLTQNYQSTGSGGKTMTRWRVMGLSRRNRTVQRALSILAIASIIQWFTGSDVPGSDQQSGEKATVPQPIVRTGSEPGPTVLVVAGIHGNEPAGVKAAQIMACWSVRRGKLVVVSPANPPGVEHRQRTIPGVPKEEADLNRNFVVEGKECRPKGTLAQQLWQHVAQIRPDWLVDLHESVRFHKDRGVGNTFIVYPREETLEVVKKLLAKVNPQITELDERFVVLRWPARGSLARAAGAVLGCQSFILESTRQDPIDRRIAYHCEFVRALLEELQMGLMQ; via the coding sequence ATGCTCACTCAGAATTACCAAAGCACCGGTAGCGGCGGCAAAACGATGACACGCTGGCGAGTCATGGGCCTTTCCCGACGTAACCGAACTGTGCAACGGGCGCTCTCCATTCTGGCAATTGCCTCAATTATCCAATGGTTTACAGGTAGCGACGTGCCTGGGTCCGATCAGCAGAGCGGCGAAAAAGCAACCGTTCCCCAGCCGATTGTACGGACGGGGAGCGAGCCGGGACCAACGGTTTTGGTCGTGGCCGGGATTCACGGTAACGAACCCGCCGGAGTTAAGGCTGCGCAAATCATGGCGTGTTGGTCCGTCCGGCGGGGAAAACTTGTCGTCGTGTCGCCTGCCAACCCCCCAGGAGTTGAGCACCGTCAACGAACCATCCCTGGTGTGCCGAAGGAGGAGGCTGATCTCAACCGCAATTTTGTGGTGGAGGGCAAAGAGTGTCGGCCCAAAGGCACGCTCGCCCAGCAACTCTGGCAGCACGTTGCGCAGATCCGTCCCGACTGGCTTGTCGATCTCCACGAATCTGTCAGGTTTCACAAAGATCGGGGAGTGGGCAACACATTCATCGTTTACCCCCGAGAGGAAACCCTCGAGGTGGTGAAAAAACTTCTGGCAAAAGTGAACCCCCAAATAACTGAGTTGGACGAAAGGTTCGTCGTGTTGCGCTGGCCAGCCCGCGGTTCCCTGGCGCGCGCCGCCGGCGCGGTCCTTGGATGTCAGAGCTTCATTCTGGAGTCCACCCGTCAGGATCCTATAGACAGGAGAATCGCTTATCACTGCGAATTTGTCCGTGCCCTGCTGGAGGAACTCCAAATGGGGCTAATGCAATAA
- a CDS encoding carboxypeptidase-like regulatory domain-containing protein has product MKQIGLIFLALLGFCSLSGCGTGGPALGQVEGTVTLDGVPLPGARVIFSPVDGGRSSMGVTDGSGHYELEFAAGSKGAMVGKHRVNISTFEAGEKDDSGQLVGFVPERVPAKYNTNTTLEVEVKRGHQVIDFPLQSR; this is encoded by the coding sequence GTGAAGCAGATAGGTCTCATTTTTCTCGCGTTATTGGGCTTTTGTAGCTTGAGCGGGTGTGGTACGGGTGGGCCCGCGCTCGGACAAGTTGAGGGGACAGTCACGCTCGACGGCGTCCCCCTTCCTGGAGCCCGCGTCATCTTCAGTCCTGTGGATGGCGGCCGCTCGTCCATGGGTGTTACCGATGGAAGTGGCCATTACGAACTGGAGTTTGCCGCGGGCAGCAAGGGTGCCATGGTGGGCAAACATAGGGTGAACATTTCCACCTTCGAAGCCGGCGAAAAAGACGACAGCGGACAACTTGTAGGGTTCGTGCCAGAACGCGTCCCCGCAAAGTATAACACCAACACTACCTTGGAAGTGGAAGTCAAGCGCGGCCATCAGGTGATCGATTTCCCACTCCAATCACGTTGA
- a CDS encoding bis-aminopropyl spermidine synthase family protein, translating into MRILQASTGEQTGDHALTRTEFQILRTLVDHGCTVWDLLAAVDGTVMEIYEACRALSSRGWIVLKNDRLQVAELPQRIKEACHPDFESVLARFEKLRAEAPWPTTEFFQEPIVSSDVIKRVRFLWERGDLFDRTILVLGDDDLFSLAAGLTGLPKRVVVGEVDSRWVDFIQGEAERGGLAVEARIYNVADPLPREWRRAFDVFVMDPVETRQGFRAWLSRGLAAIKHPGSMYFGLTELECPAKYWHEFQRLINEGGLVLTDILRDYSYYENRSLAKPETWQRTRLARQAPFPARPEEQCLWYRSSFCRAVTVKTPRPPLHGKIRFGRSFYKGPYTVTLEE; encoded by the coding sequence ATGCGAATACTTCAAGCCTCAACAGGTGAACAAACGGGTGATCACGCGCTGACACGCACGGAGTTTCAGATTCTCCGCACGCTTGTCGATCACGGGTGTACTGTGTGGGATCTCCTCGCCGCCGTGGATGGTACGGTGATGGAGATCTACGAGGCATGTCGCGCGCTTAGTAGCCGGGGGTGGATTGTTCTCAAAAACGATCGACTGCAGGTCGCTGAACTTCCCCAGCGGATAAAAGAGGCGTGCCATCCAGATTTTGAGTCCGTACTGGCCAGGTTCGAAAAGCTCCGTGCAGAGGCTCCCTGGCCGACCACAGAATTTTTTCAAGAGCCGATCGTAAGCTCCGACGTTATCAAAAGAGTTCGATTTCTTTGGGAACGGGGAGACCTGTTTGACCGAACCATTCTCGTTTTGGGAGATGACGATCTTTTCTCACTTGCCGCAGGGCTTACGGGATTGCCCAAGCGCGTTGTGGTGGGAGAAGTCGACTCTCGCTGGGTGGATTTTATCCAGGGCGAGGCAGAACGAGGTGGGCTTGCCGTCGAAGCTCGCATCTATAACGTGGCTGATCCCCTTCCGCGCGAATGGCGAAGGGCCTTTGATGTGTTCGTTATGGATCCGGTTGAGACTCGTCAGGGATTTAGGGCGTGGCTGTCGCGGGGACTGGCGGCCATAAAGCACCCGGGGAGCATGTATTTTGGCCTGACTGAATTGGAGTGCCCGGCAAAATATTGGCACGAATTCCAGCGGCTCATCAACGAGGGAGGGCTCGTTCTTACAGACATCCTGCGGGATTACAGCTATTATGAAAACCGTTCGCTGGCCAAGCCGGAGACCTGGCAGCGTACACGCCTTGCCCGTCAGGCACCCTTTCCCGCGCGGCCCGAAGAACAGTGCTTGTGGTATCGCAGCAGTTTTTGTCGTGCTGTGACCGTGAAAACCCCGCGACCGCCACTGCATGGCAAGATCCGGTTCGGGCGTTCTTTTTACAAGGGACCTTACACGGTGACACTCGAAGAATGA
- a CDS encoding DUF6795 domain-containing protein codes for MGRRFILAVLLCFVCGLVVSQGCGSRSRGNIPQTAPVSGTVTLDGQPVDGATVVFVPTGTPAYGAYAVTDSKGHFSLKSSETVSGAVPGKYLVQVTKLVTDTSGKQFVVAEDVEHAALASGGSAPSTGVSATRNVLPEKYANPKTSGIEVTVPAEGLQNLEIKLSSQ; via the coding sequence ATGGGCCGGCGATTTATTCTGGCAGTTTTGCTGTGTTTCGTCTGTGGTTTGGTCGTTTCTCAGGGATGCGGTTCGCGTAGCCGGGGAAATATTCCGCAAACAGCACCGGTCTCGGGAACGGTGACTCTCGACGGTCAACCGGTCGATGGGGCCACGGTCGTGTTCGTACCGACGGGAACGCCTGCCTACGGGGCGTACGCCGTGACAGACTCCAAGGGCCATTTCTCGCTGAAATCGTCAGAAACAGTGAGCGGGGCAGTTCCCGGCAAGTATCTCGTCCAGGTTACCAAACTCGTTACCGATACCTCGGGGAAGCAATTTGTGGTCGCGGAGGACGTGGAACACGCGGCCCTCGCCTCCGGCGGTTCCGCCCCTTCGACGGGTGTTAGTGCAACACGGAACGTGCTTCCCGAAAAGTACGCCAATCCCAAGACGTCCGGGATCGAGGTCACCGTCCCGGCAGAAGGCCTTCAGAATCTCGAGATTAAGCTCAGTTCCCAGTGA
- the speD gene encoding adenosylmethionine decarboxylase, whose product MAVGTHVLGELYGCPPELLRRVESVQPILYSVAEQARFHTVGEQFHQFEPEGVTGVLLLAESHFAVHTWPEKGLVVADVFTCGQEGNAIKAFDLLCEYFKPQQVNKRVITR is encoded by the coding sequence ATGGCAGTGGGAACCCACGTTCTTGGCGAATTGTATGGTTGCCCACCCGAGTTGCTTCGGCGTGTGGAGTCTGTCCAGCCGATTCTGTACTCTGTAGCGGAGCAGGCCCGTTTTCACACCGTCGGAGAGCAGTTCCACCAGTTTGAACCAGAAGGTGTGACAGGCGTTCTTCTGCTCGCAGAATCCCATTTTGCTGTGCACACCTGGCCGGAAAAAGGGCTCGTTGTCGCAGACGTCTTTACGTGCGGCCAGGAAGGCAACGCCATCAAGGCCTTTGATTTGTTATGCGAATACTTCAAGCCTCAACAGGTGAACAAACGGGTGATCACGCGCTGA
- a CDS encoding DUF1559 domain-containing protein: MRSTRKAFTLVELLVVIAIIGILIALLLPAVQAAREAARRSQCSNNLKQLMLAAHTYVDTYQRLPARQSGTGNIATGYQRLRISGWLQLAPFYEQKSVYDAAMQANDNPWSDNAVSHWQLTIIPTLNCPSDAGDIPPRGSKRGTTSYAFCAGDNYEASVHSPTERSDANQAAALMNTPIRNRGCFGRQDYNSLANITDGTSNTIALAERSRPRRDNDRGSVIYDTSGDPSAYIPLTCRAYWAGNAYISGAPIFTSDTSPGYRWSDGAAYFAGVTTILPPNTAVCAIAGGGWSGISGHFAPGIYTATSEHPGGVNVAFADGSVRFISDTIDTGNLGVVAPSPTASGPSPFGVWGALGTKAGGETITGF, from the coding sequence ATGCGTAGTACGAGAAAAGCCTTTACGCTGGTCGAGTTGCTTGTTGTCATCGCAATCATCGGAATTCTCATTGCTTTGCTGTTGCCCGCCGTTCAGGCGGCGCGGGAGGCAGCTCGCCGATCGCAGTGCAGCAACAACCTCAAGCAGCTGATGTTGGCTGCCCACACGTACGTAGACACCTATCAGCGACTGCCGGCGCGGCAATCTGGAACGGGTAATATCGCCACTGGTTACCAGCGATTGCGAATCAGCGGCTGGCTCCAATTGGCACCGTTCTACGAACAGAAGTCGGTGTACGACGCGGCCATGCAAGCGAATGACAATCCCTGGTCTGATAACGCGGTTTCCCACTGGCAGCTAACAATTATCCCGACGCTCAATTGTCCGAGTGACGCGGGAGATATTCCACCGAGGGGAAGCAAACGCGGAACGACGAGTTATGCCTTTTGCGCGGGCGATAATTATGAAGCTTCGGTTCACTCGCCCACCGAACGCTCGGACGCCAATCAAGCCGCAGCTCTTATGAATACGCCGATTCGCAATCGGGGCTGCTTCGGCCGGCAAGACTATAATTCGCTGGCGAACATAACCGACGGAACCAGCAATACCATTGCCTTGGCGGAACGCTCTCGTCCCCGCCGGGACAACGATCGTGGCTCTGTGATCTACGACACGAGTGGAGATCCCTCTGCCTATATCCCGCTGACCTGCCGAGCCTATTGGGCAGGGAATGCCTACATCTCTGGTGCTCCGATCTTCACGTCCGACACCTCTCCGGGATACCGCTGGTCAGACGGAGCCGCGTATTTCGCTGGTGTAACCACTATTCTGCCCCCTAATACAGCGGTGTGCGCGATTGCCGGTGGCGGCTGGAGTGGGATTTCAGGGCATTTTGCCCCGGGAATTTATACCGCAACGAGCGAACATCCCGGCGGCGTCAATGTGGCCTTCGCCGATGGGAGTGTGCGCTTTATCAGCGATACGATCGACACCGGTAATTTGGGTGTCGTGGCGCCATCGCCAACTGCCTCTGGACCCAGTCCTTTTGGTGTATGGGGAGCTTTGGGAACGAAGGCTGGAGGCGAAACGATCACGGGATTCTAA